In the Halodesulfovibrio sp. genome, one interval contains:
- a CDS encoding lipid II flippase MurJ, translated as MSGFVRETILAMTYGVTAETDVAVLMLTVPDLLVNILMGGALGAVLIPEFTQQPKTARKLLYQSLMVLGGVFLCVAALLHWKTGLLVDALVPGFGADQLQKASVAVGWVVWLIPLTVLAGGVTAYLHSQNKFAVASLGTLIVNCSIIIGLLLKYYGKGGLYSLALFVLLGGVLRLGSQLWLVRPCWHPFSSLYPKLLTKDLLTRYGQAMLSGSVLLLFPVVARCFASYGDAGSVAIFNFSTRLVDFPLSIAVTFLIIIFFPKLCQSAGEDNAMHQRLIRYGVQLTLVLSILAAITLAELSEAYVQLVYGHGNMEADSLAVISALTAIGLVSLPLQGLSNFLTAVFNSRKNTITPLILNGIGLFLFFILCQFSVLGTGLQALMKSMVLSYGVICVLQVYCLKKERISLSFIILDKSFMTSFVCAAALIIGASYQIRIAGFSALLSLLLACGAAVLTLISMALFNTELRNEVKAWVSNR; from the coding sequence ATGTCTGGTTTTGTCCGTGAGACTATTTTAGCAATGACTTACGGTGTGACGGCAGAAACTGATGTTGCAGTGTTAATGCTGACCGTTCCCGATTTGTTAGTAAATATCTTAATGGGTGGGGCACTGGGAGCTGTATTGATTCCGGAATTTACACAGCAGCCGAAAACTGCTCGTAAGCTTCTGTATCAATCTTTGATGGTTCTTGGCGGGGTATTTCTTTGTGTGGCTGCTTTGCTACACTGGAAAACAGGTCTTTTGGTCGATGCGCTTGTCCCGGGCTTTGGAGCGGATCAGTTACAAAAAGCGTCAGTTGCTGTCGGCTGGGTAGTCTGGCTGATTCCCTTAACAGTACTTGCAGGTGGTGTTACAGCGTATTTGCATTCCCAAAACAAGTTTGCGGTAGCTTCGCTGGGGACATTGATCGTTAACTGTTCGATTATTATCGGATTGCTTTTGAAGTACTATGGAAAGGGCGGCTTATATTCACTTGCTCTTTTTGTGCTACTGGGGGGCGTATTGCGTTTGGGCAGTCAACTATGGCTTGTTCGCCCCTGCTGGCATCCTTTTTCGAGTTTATATCCAAAATTGCTGACGAAAGATCTGCTCACTCGGTATGGACAGGCAATGCTTTCAGGAAGCGTGCTGCTATTGTTTCCTGTGGTTGCGAGATGTTTTGCGTCATATGGAGATGCAGGCAGCGTTGCAATCTTTAATTTTTCCACGCGGCTTGTTGATTTCCCTCTTTCGATCGCTGTCACATTCCTTATTATCATTTTTTTTCCCAAATTATGCCAAAGTGCGGGTGAAGATAATGCCATGCATCAGCGATTAATTCGTTATGGTGTGCAACTTACTTTGGTTTTATCTATTTTGGCTGCAATCACGTTAGCTGAATTGAGTGAAGCATATGTTCAGCTTGTCTATGGGCATGGCAACATGGAGGCAGATAGCCTCGCTGTTATTTCTGCTTTGACTGCGATTGGTCTAGTCTCTCTTCCTTTACAGGGACTTTCTAATTTTTTGACTGCTGTTTTCAACTCTCGCAAGAATACAATTACTCCTTTGATTTTAAACGGAATAGGTTTGTTTTTATTTTTTATCCTTTGTCAGTTTAGTGTGTTAGGTACTGGGCTGCAAGCGTTGATGAAATCAATGGTTCTTAGTTATGGGGTAATATGTGTTTTGCAGGTTTATTGCCTGAAAAAAGAACGTATTAGTTTGAGTTTTATTATTTTAGATAAATCGTTTATGACAAGCTTCGTTTGTGCAGCAGCATTGATAATTGGTGCTAGTTACCAGATTCGTATTGCTGGTTTTTCGGCATTGCTTTCTTTGTTGTTGGCATGTGGTGCTGCTGTGCTGACATTGATTTCAATGGCGTTATTCAACACTGAATTAAGAAATGAAGTTAAAGCTTGGGTGAGCAATAGATAA